AGGGCCTCTTCCACGGGATCCAGACCACGCTGTTCGCCCAGCAGATGGCGGCGCGGGCCCAGCTGGAGCAGATGCGCCGAGCCCTCCCGCCGGGCGTAGGCTCGCCCGACGGCGACGAGGACCGCCGCGCGGGCGGCCGCGCGGGCGGCCCGTACCTGTAGAACCTCAGGTCGCGTCGCGTACAACCCGGGGCACGCCAGTGACCCCGAATCGCCGCGAGGGGCCCGGTACCACCGAGGTGCCGGGCCCCTCGCGGTGCGTCAGGAGCGGCTCACGGCGGGTTGCCCGTCGACACGCTGAGCTCGATCGTCGGCATTTTCTTCGGGTTGACGTCCGTGCCGACGCCCGGGGACTGGCCCACGACGATGCCCTCGCCGAACGTGTTCTCATCCATGGCGTTGATCTTCATCTTCCAACCCGCCGCCCTGAAGCACGACTTGACGGAGTCGATGTCCTTGTAGATGAAGTTCGGAACTCGGATCTTCTTCGGGTCGTCGTACGACTCGAACGGCTCCGTGCACTTCGTGGTCTCGATCGTCTTCGTCCTGTCCGGGCCCTTGTAGTCGGTGGAGACGTCGTCGGCTTGACCCAGCAGTTTCAGCGCCGTGACCAGGCTGCCCAGCGCGACCAGGGCGACCACGACCGAGATGATGATCAAGCCCCGGTTGCTCTTCCGCGTGCCCGAGCCGCCCATGGCGGGCGCGGGGGGCCGCGGGGCGAGGTTGTACGGCGGCGGGGTCGGCGCGGGCTGCTGGGGCGCGTACCCGGTGGCCCGCGGTGGCGCGGACTGCTGAGGCGTGTACCCGGTGGCCTGTGGCGGCGCCTGGTAGCCGCCCTGCTGCGGGTAGCCGTACGCGGGCGCCGGCGCCGGCGGCGGCGTCGGCGGCGGGGCGGGGATCGAGCCGCCGTACGGCCCGGGCTGGTACGGCGGCTGCACCGGGCCTGCCGGGGCCGGTGTCGACTGTCCGACCGGCGGGAAGATCGCGGAGCTCACACCGGCGCTGCTGGACATCCGGGCGCCCGGCACGATGCTCGGCGCGGCGGCCGTGAGGGAGGCGGCCACGCGCAGGCACTCGTCGCGCATCGCCTCGGCGCTCGGGAAGCGTTCGTTCGGGTTCTTCTTCAGCGCGCGGGCGATCAGCGCGTCCACACCGGGCGGCAGCGAGCGGTTGATCGACGACGGAGCCACCGGCTCCTCCTGCACGTGTGCGTACAGGATCGCAAGCGGCGAGTCCGCGTCGAACGGCAGCCGCCCGGTGACCAGTTGGAACAGCATGGTGCCGACCGAGTAGAGGTCGCTTCGTGCGTCCACGCCTCTGCCGAGGGCCTGTTCCGGGGAGAGGTACTGCGGTGTGCCGACCACCATGCCCGTCTGCGTCATGGAGGTGACGCCGGACTGCATGGCGCGGGCGATGCCGAAGTCCATCACCTTGACGACGTTCCGCTTCGTCACCATCACGTTGCCCGGCTTGATGTCCCGGTGGACCAGGCCTATCTCGTGGCTGATCTCCAGGGCCGCCAGCACGTCCGCGGTGACCTTCAGCGCCCTGTCGGCCGGCATCGCACCGTACTGCTGGATGTCCGAGTCGAGGACCGAGCCGAGCGGCCGGCCCTCGACGTACTCCATGACGATGTACGGGGTCGTCGTCTCGCCGCCCGCGGCGGAGCCGCTGTCGAACACCGTGTCCTCGCCGGTGTCGAAGACCGAGACGATGTTCGTGTGCGTGAGCTTGGCCACGGCCTGCGCCTCGCGCCGGAACCGCTCACGGAAGGCCTGTTCGCGACCCAGCTCTGTGTGAAGCGTCTTGATCGCGACCTGGCGGTCGAGCACCGTGTCGTACGCGAGATGGACCGAGGCCATGCCGCCCTGGCCGAGCAAGTCGCGCAGCTGGTAACGGCCGTCGGCGATCGATCGCCCCGCATACCGGCCCTGCGCGCCATACCGGCCCTGCGCGCCGTCCTGGCTCATGTTCTGCGTCCCCCATCGGCGCGGCGGCAGCGGCTGGTTGTGCTTCCGCGGTCCGTGATCGTTGTCCGTTCTCCGGCGTTCGAAGAGCGGTGCTCCGTGATCCACTGGCCTGTCCGCCAAGTCTGCCCCAGGGCAGAGACACGTCAAAGCTCGGTGCCCGTTCCGTGACCGTACGCGAAAGAAGCGTCGCGTAAGCGTTACAGCGGGCGTACAGCCCGTGCACGGAATGTGCACGTGGGGTCCTGCGGAGGGTTTGCCGGCGGGTCCGTCTCGATTCGATCTCGGACCGGCGCCTTGCGCGGAGCCTGTAGCGTGGCCCGTCGGAGACCGTAACAACCACCGCGCAGACACCGCGGGCAGAAACGACGGCGAGGACTGATGGCACAGACGCAGCGCGCCCAGGGCCCGTCCGACCCCGAGGCGAGTGGCGGCGGGATGTCAGACGCGCCGGAGACCTGGGGCAACGGCGGGCTTGTCGGGGACGGCCGGTACCGGCTGACCCGCAGACTCGGCCGGGGCGGCATGGCCGAGGTGTTCGCCGCCGAGGACGTGCGCCTCGGCCGGACCGTCGCGGTCAAGCTGCTCCGCTCCGACCTCGCCGAGGACCCGGTCTCCAAGGCCCGCTTCACGCGCGAGGCCCAGTCGGTGGCCGGGCTCAACCACCACGCGATCGTCGCCGTGTACGACTCCGGCGAGGACCAGGTGGGCGGCCAGTCGGTGCCGTACATCGTGATGGAGATCGTCGAAGGCCGCACGATCCGCGACCTGCTGCTCAACGCCGAGGCACCCGGCCCCGAGCAGGCCCTGATCATCGTCTCGGGCGTCCTGGAGGCGCTCGCCTACTCGCACCAGCACGGCATCGTGCACCGCGACATCAAGCCGGCGAACGTCATCATCACCAACAACGGCGCCGTGAAGGTGATGGACTTCGGCATCGCCCGCGCCCTGCACGGGGCGTCCACGACGATGACGCAGACTGGCATGGTCATGGGCACGCCGCAGTACCTCTCCCCGGAACAGGCGCTCGGCAAGGCGGTCGACCACCGCTCCGACCTGTACGCGACCGGCTGCCTGCTCTACGAACTGCTCGCGCTGCGGCCCCCGTTCGTCGGCGAGACGCCGCTGTCCGTGGTGTACCAGCACGTTCAGGATATTCCGGTGCCGCCGTCCCAGATTTCGGACGGGGCGTCACCGCCGGAGTTGGACGGCCTGGCGATGCGCGCGCTCGCGAAGGATCCGGACGACCGGTTCCAGACCGCCGAGGAGATGCGCGGTCTTGTCCAGTACGCGCTGCAGATGCTGTACGACCAGGGGAGCCACACCGGCACCTGGAACACCGGTCCGGTGGAGATGCACGACGGCCGGCACACCCCGGCGGCGGGCTTCGCCGGCACGACGATGCTGCCGCACCCGGGCGAGGCCGGCACCACGCAGATTCCGCAGCCGATCCTGCCCGCGGGGTACGGCGGCGGGGACGACGGCGGCTTCGAGGGACACGGAAACAAGGGCAGTGGCCGCGGCAAGCTGTGGGTCCTCGCGGTCCTCGCGGTCATCGCCATTGCCGCGGGTGTCGCGCTGGCGTTGCAGAACACCGGCGGCAACGGCGGCGACACCAGTACGTCGCCGTCGCCGACCGTTACCAAGTCCAGCAAGGACAATCAGGTCAGCGAGACGCCGTCGGACGAGGAAACCCAGACGTCCACGGACGAGAGCTCGGACACGGGCACCGGCTCGGACTACAGCACGCCCTCGTACACGCCGTCGCGAAGCTACACCGAGCGGCCGTCGACCCCGCCGGCGACGACACCGGAGCCCTCCGACGACACGACTCAGTCGCCGCCCCCGGACGACTCGACGGCGACGCCCTCGAGCGGCGTGACCACGCCCCCACCGTCGGACGGGGGAGGGGGCACCGGAGGCGAGACGCCGCCGGCGCCCTGACGGGCGTCGAGCGACCGGCCCCCGCAGTGACGGGCCCGGCCGACCGCCGTACTACAAGAGCGGGCTGACCCCGTTCGCCAACAGCGACCCGGCCCCGTTCGCCAACAGCGGGCCGGCCGTCCGCGCGAAAAGAGCCTTTACGCGCGCGTGCGACCCGGAAACGGGCTCCACGCGCGCGTGGCGTTCTCAGGGCGTCTCGGGAGCTCCTGCGGTGCTGGGCGGAGGGCCTGCACGCCGTCACGGCCCGTGCCGGGCGCTCGGGAGTGCGCTGGGGCGCTCGGCGGAAGCGCGCGCCCCGTGCTCGGTCCGGTGCGCGTTCCCGGCGGCCGCGCGTCCGACGGCCGCCCCGCCGATACCCCGCCACCCTGCCGCGCGTACGCCCTCCGCCGGCATCGTCGCCACTTCCGGCTCGCTTCTCCGCCCGCAAGAGCGCACGGCCGGCAAGAGCGCACCACCCGACGACCGGGACCGTGCGCCCCTCGCGGCCGAGCGGCGCAGCACGCCCGGATGGCAGGACGCGAGCCGGGGCTGTGACCTGGGGGTGTCACAGATGGTCACACTTGATCACAGAATGTCCGCGGAAGTGGTCGCGGACCCGGACCCGCGCCGACGTGTCGCGCGTCGCACGACACCTCCGGCGCCGCCGAAGATGATGTCTTCCCGTGCTCCAGGTGAGCGGGATAACGTGCCGTTGTTCCGGCCCCCTGCAAGGCTGTGACCAGCACCTGTTCCCGACTTACTCGATTTACTTGGAAATCCAAGCAAAATCCCAGGTCAGGAGGGGTTTCACAGAAATGTGGAGCACTGGGTAACGTGCCTACTGCAGGGCGCTCGCCGGGGCACCTGTCACGCCTGTCCGCGCGAGCCGCACCCACCCCGTGTGTCCGTGCGCCGCAGGCGAGCCTCTCTCCCAAGCCCTGAACGGGCACGGGGGACCCCCAGGCACCCGGCGAACCCGGGGGCCGGACCGACGGAGGAGCACACGTGACCGTGGAGAGCACTGCCGCGCGCAAGCCGCGACGCAGCGCCGGAAACAAGGCCGGCACCACCGGCACCAAGCGCACCACGCCCAGGAAGGGCACCGATCCCGACCTCGTTCAGCTGCTGACGCCCGAGGGCAAGCGGGTCAAGAACGCCGAGTACGACTCGTACGTCGACGGCATCACCGCCGAAGAGCTGCGTGGTCTGTACCGGGACATGGTGCTGACCCGCCGCTTCGATGCCGAGGCCACGTCTCTGCAGCGCCAGGGCGAGCTGGGCCTGTGGGCCTCGCTGCTCGGCCAGGAGGCCGCCCAGATCGGTTCGGGGCGGGCCACCCGGGAGGACGACTACGTCTTCCCGACCTATCGCGAGCACGGCGTCGCCTGGTGCCGCGGGGTCGACCCGACCAACCTGCTCGGCATGTTCCGCGGCGTGAACAACGGCGGCTGGGACCCGAACAGCAACAACTTCCACCTCTACACGATCGTCATCGGCTCCCAGACGCTGCACGCCACCGGCTACGCCATGGGCGTCGCCAAGGACGGCGCCGACTCGGCCGTGATCGCGTACTTCGGCGACGGCGCCTCCAGCCAGGGCGACGTCGCGGAGTCGTTCACCTTCGCCGCGGTCTACAACGCCCCGGTCGTGTTCTTCTGCCAGAACAACCAGTGGGCGATCTCCGAGCCCACCGAGAAGCAGACCCGTGTGCCGCTCTTCCAGCGCGCGCAGGGCTTCGGCTTCCCGGGCGTGCGCGTCGACGGCAACGACGTCCTGGCCTGCCTCGCCGTCACCAAGTGGGCGCTGGAGCGGGCGCGCAACGGCGAGGGCCCGACCCTGGTCGAGGCGTTCACCTACCGCATGGGCGCCCACACCACCTCCGACGACCCGACCCGCTACCGCCACGACGACGAGCGGGCCGCCTGGGAGGTGAAGGACCCGATCGCCCGGCTGCGCGCGTATCTCGAGGCCTCAAACCACGCGGACGAGGGATTCTTCGCGGAACTCGAGGCGGAGAGCGAAGCGTTGGGAAGGCGAGTACGCGAAGCGGTCCGTGCCATGCCGGACCCGGACCATTTCGCGATCTTCGAGAACGTGTACGCGGACGGGCACGTGCTCGTCGACGAGGAGCGGGCCCAGTTCGCCGCCTACCAGGCGTCGTTCGCGGACGCTGAAGGGGGAAGGTGACATGGCCGAGAAGATGGCACTCGCCAAGGCGATCAACGAGTCGCTGCGCAAGGCCCTGGAGTCGGACCCCAAGGTCCTGGTCATGGGCGAGGACGTCGGCAAGCTCGGCGGCGTCTTCCGTGTCACCGACGGTCTGCAGAAGGACTTCGGCGAGGAGCGGGTGATCGACACCCCGCTCGCCGAGTCGGGCATCGTCGGCACGGCGATCGGTCTCGCCCTGCGTGGATACCGGCCGGTGGTGGAGATCCAGTTCGACGGGTTCGTGTTCCCGGCCTACGACCAGATCGTCACGCAGCTGGCGAAGATGCACGCCCGCTCGCTCGGCAAGGTCAAGCTTCCGGTTGTCGTCCGTATCCCGTACGGCGGCGGCATCGGCGCGGTCGAGCACCACAGCGAGTCCCCCGAGGCGCTGTTCGCGCACGTGGCGGGCCTGAAGGTCATCTCTCCGTCGAACGCGTCGGACGCGTACTGGATGATGCAGCAGGCCATCCAGAGCGACGACCCGGTGATCTTCTTCGAGCCGAAGCGGCGCTACTGGGACAAGGCCGAGGTCAACCCCGAGGCGATCCCCGGGCCCCTGCACAAGGCGCGCGTGGTGCGCGAGGGCACGGATCTGACGCTCGCCGCGTACGGGCCGATGGTGAAGGTGTGCCAGGAGGTCGCGGCCGCCGCCGAGGAGGAGGGCAAGTCCCTCGAGGTGCTGGACCTGCGCTCGGTCTCCCCGCTCGACTTCGACTCCATCCAGGCGTCGGTGGAGAAGACCCGACGCCTGGTCGTGGTGCACGAGGCGCCGGTGTTCTTCGGTTCGGGCGGGGAGATCGCCGCCCGGATCACGGAGCGGTGCTTCTACCACCTGGAGGCTCCGGTGCTGCGGGTCGGCGGCTATCACGCGCCGTATCCGCCGGCGCGACTGGAGGAGGAGTACCTGCCGGGCCTGGACCGGGTACTCGACGCCGTCGACCGCGCGCTGGCGTACTGAGGAGAGGGTCGTGACGACGATGACTGACGCGTCCGTACGTGAGTTCAAGATGCCCGACGTGGGCGAGGGACTCACCGAGGCCGAGATCCTCAAGTGGTATGTGCAGCCGGGTGACACGGTCTCCGACGGACAGGTCGTCTGCGAGGTGGAGACGGCGAAGGCGGCCGTCGAGCTGCCCATTCCGTACGACGGAGTGGTCCGCGCACTCCACTTCCCCGAGGGCACCACGGTGGACGTCGGCACTTCGATCATCGCGGTCGATGTGACCGGTGGCGCCCCCGCCGCTCAGGTGCCCGCGCCGGCCGAGGAGACCTCGGAGCCAAGGCCCGCGTCCGCCGAGCCGGCGGCCGCCGAGCCGGCGGCCGAGGAGCCCAAGCCGGAGGGCCGCAAGCCGGTCCTCGTCGGCTACGGGGTGGCCGAGTCCTCCACCAGGCGCCGCCCCCGCAAGGGAGTTCCGGCGGCCACCGGGGAGGCCGTCTACGCGGCCGCGGCACTCCAGGGCGAGCTGAACGGGCACGGCAAGCAGACGCGTCCGCTCGCGAAGCCGCCGGTGCGCAAGCTCGCCAAGGACCTGGGCGTCGACCTGGCGACGGTGACTCCGTCTGGTCCGGACGGGATCATCACCCGCGAGGACGTCCACGCGGCGGTGACGTCCGCACCCGCGCCCGAGGCGCCCGCGGCACCCGTGGCCCCGGCCGCCGTCGAGGCGCCTGCGCCGGTGGTGACGTACGACAGCGGACGGGAGACCCGTATCCCCGTCAAGGGCGTCCGCAAGGCCACCGCCCAGGCGATGGTCGGCTCGGCGTTCACCGCGCCGCACGTCACGGAGTTCGTGACGGTCGATGTGACGCGCACGATGAAGCTGGTCGAGGAGCTCAAGCAGGACAAGGACCTGCACGGCCTGCGCGTGAACCCGCTTCTCCTCATCGCCAAGGCCCTGCTGGTGGCGATCAAGCGGAACCCGGAAGTCAACGCGTCCTGGGACGAGGCGAACCAGGAGATCGTCCGCAAGCACTATGTGAACCTGGGCATCGCGGCGGCCACCCCGCGCGGTCTGATCGTGCCGAACATCAAGGACGCGCACGACAAGACGCTCCCGCAGCTCGCCGAGGCGCTGGGCGAGTTGGTGGCCACGGCCCGCGAGGGCAAGACGTCCCCGGGGGCGATGCAGGGCGGCACGATCACGATCACGAACGTGGGCGTGTTCGGCGTCGACACGGGCACGCCGATCCTCAACCCGGGCGAGTCGGCGATCCTCGCGATCGGCGCCATCAAGCTCCAGCCGTGGGTCCACAAGGGCAAGGTCAAGCCCCGCCAGGTCACCACCCTGGCGCTCAGCTTCGACCACCGCCTGGTCGACGGCGAACTGGGCTCGAAGGTCCTCGCCGACGTGGCGGCCATCCTGGAGCAGCCGAAACGGCTGATCACCTGGGCGTAGCCGCCGGGAGCGTACGCATGACGAAGGGGCCGACCGCGACGAGCGGCCGGCCCCTTCGTGCCGTGGGTGATGCGGATCAGACGGCGAAGCCGTAGTTCAGCAGCTTCTTCGCGTCCGCCAGGCGGTTGTCGATCGACGTGGACGCCAGGACCGTACCGATGACCGTCTTGCCGTTGCGGGTCGCGGCGAAGACCAGGCAGTACTTGGCCTCCGGGCCGGAGCCCGTCTTCACACCGATCGCGCCGCTGTAGGTGCCGAGTAGCGGGTTGGTGTTGGTCCAGTTGTAGTAGCGGTAGCCACCGCTCTTGGTGGTCGCCTTCTGCGTCGTGGACTTCGTCTTCACGACCGTGCGGAAGGTGGAGTTCTTCATGGCGCTGCTCGCGATTTTCGTCAGGTCGCGCGGCGTCGAGTAGTTGCTGCCGTTGCCGATGCCGTCGAACGAGTCGAAGTGCGTGTTCGTCAGACCGAGGCTCGTGGCCGCCTTGTTCATCTTGCCGATGAAGGACTTCACGCGCGCGGCACGCGTCGTGCCGGAGCCGAACTTGTCCGCGAGCGCGTAGGCGGCGTCGCAGCCGGAGGGCAGCATCAGCCCGTACAGCAGCTGACGGACGGTGACCTTGTCGCCGACGATCAGGTGAGCCTGGGAAGCGTTGTTCGCGACGACGTAGTCGCTGTAGGCCTTCTGGATCGTGACCTTCGCGTCCAGGTTCAGGTTCGACTGAGACAGCACCACCTTGGCCGTCATGATCTTGGTGGTGGAGCCGGTGGAAAGGCGCGTGTCCGCGGCCTTGGTGAACAGGGTCCTGCCGGTGCCGTTGTTCATCACGAAGCCGCCCTTGGCGGTGATCGTGGGCTTCGTCACGGCCTGCGCGGGCGCCGCGGTGAGCGCGCCGGTGGTGAGCACGGCGCCGGTGGTGACCACTGCCGCGACGGCCCTGCGAACTCGTGCGCCCTTAATGCCGGTAATCAAGTTGAACGCTCCGATTGCGTCTCTGATGCATATAAATGCAGCCAAATGCCCCTGGAGTGCGGCCAGATGAAGAGACCGCCTCGTGGTGAGACTCGTAAGTAGCACAAATGGATGTGCGGTTGCTGGGACCAAATTCGGCTGAGGGCGCGCCGGTCCGCATCGTGGACGCTCATCGGCATGCGTACGTGTTGTATCTATGATGTGCCCATGCCTTCAGCTCCGTCCGCCGCCCCTGCTCCCGAGAAGCCGTCCATCAAACAACCGCCCGCCGCGGACCGCGTGTACAGGCACGTCAAGCAGGGCGTCCTGGAGCGCCGCTACGAGGGCGGAACGCTGCTGACCGAGGGCGAGCTGGCCGAAGAGGTCGGCGTCTCACGGACGCCCGTGCGCGAGGCGCTGCTCCGGCTGGAGGTCGAAGGGCTGATCAGGCTCTACCCGAAGAAGGGGGCGCTCGTCCTGCCCGTCTCCGCCCAGGAGATCGCGGACGTGGTCGAGACGCGTCAGCTCGTCGAGGAACACGCGGCCCGCAAGGCCGTGCCCGCGCCGCCCGGTCTGATCGCCCGCCTCGAAGAACTGCTGGCGCGTCAGAAGGAACAGGCCGCCGCCGGCGATCTGACCGGTGCCGCGCTCACCGACCGCACGTTCCACGCCGAGATCGTGCGCAGCGGCGGCAACGAGATCCTCTCCCGGCTGTACGACCAACTCCGCGACCGCCAGCTGCGGATGGGGGTCGCGGTCATGCACTCTCACCCCGACCGGATCGCCAAGACGCTCACCGAGCACGAGGAGATCCTTGAGGCGCTGCGGGCCGGCGACACCGAGGCGGCCGTCACCATCGTCCACCGGCACGTCAGCTGGTTCTCCAACCTGGCCCGGGGTGAGGTGCGATGAGTGCGCGCTCCGAAAGGTCCCGCTCCGTGTCCCTGCCCGGCGACCCGCCGGGCGGCCGACGTGCCATCGCCGTGTGGGCCATCGGCGTCTCGGTCTACTTCGTCGCCGTCATCTTCCGCACGTCGCTGGGCGTGGCCGGTCTCGACGCCGCGGACCGCTTCCACGTGGGCGCGTCCGCCCTGTCCACCTTCTCGATCCTCCAGCTCCTCGTGTACGCGGGCATGCAGATACCTGTCGGCCTGCTGGTGGACCGCCTCGGCACCAAGAAGGTGCTGACGATGGGGGTCGTCCTGTTCACGGCCGGTCAGCTCGGCTTCGCCCTCTCCCCCTCGTACGGTACGGCGCTCGCCTCGCGCGCGCTGCTCGGCTGCGGTGACGCGATGACGTTCATCAGCGTGCTGCGGCTCGGCACCCGCTGGTTCCCGGCCCGTCGCGGTCCGCTGGTCGCGCAGCTCGCCGGTCTGGTCGGCATGGCGGGCAACCTGGTCTCCACGCTCGTCCTGGCCCGGCTGCTGCACGGTGTGGGCTGGACGGCCGCGTTCGGCGGCAGCGCGCTCGCCGGAGTCGTCGTGCTTGTTCTGCTCCTCCTTTTCCTCAAGGACCACCCCGAGGGGTACGAGCCGGAGCCGTTCCCGCACCTCGGTTCGGCGTACGTGCGGCGGCAGATCGCGGCGTCCTGGAGGGAACCGGGCACCCGCCTCGGCATGTGGGTGCACTTCACGACGCAGTTCCCGGCGATGGTGTTCCTGCTGCTGTGGGGCCTGCCGTTCCTGGTCCAGGCGCAGGGGCTGTCACGGGCGACGGCCGGTGAACTCCTCACGCTCGTCGTGCTGTCGAACATGCTCATCGGCCTGGTGTACGGGCAGATCGTCGCCCGGCACCACGCGGCGCGGCTGCCGTTGGCGCTCGGGACGGTCGGGGCGACGGCGGTGCTGTGGGCGGCCACGCTCGTCCACCCCGGGGCGCACGCGCCGATGTGGCTGCTGGTCGGGCTGTGCACCGTGCTCGGCGCCTGTGGTCCGGCGTCGATGATCGGCTTCGACTTCGCGCGCCCGGCGAACCCGCCGCAGCGTCAGGGTACGGCCTCCGGTATCACCAACATGGGCGGTTTCATCGCCTCCATGACGACGCTGCTGGCGATCGGTGTGCTGCTGGACGCCACGGGTGACAACTACGCCGTGGCGTTCTCGGTGGTGTTCGTGCTCCAGGCGCTTGGGCTGAGTCAGATCCTGCGGTTGCGGAAGCAGGCGGCGCGTCGGGAGCGGGAGCGGTTGGTGGCGAGCCGGGTGGAGACGGTGCATGTGCCTGCGTAGGGCGGCGCCTGCGTAGGGCGGCGGCGGGGTTGCCGTTGGGCGCTTCGGCACCGGCGTTGGCGCTGGACGGGGGTGGGTCCGCAGCTCGGCGGTACGAGGTGCCGCGGCGCCCACCCTCCCCCAAGCTCTCGGCTTCGCTCGAGCAGGGGGGACCCCATCGCCCCAGCGGCACGAATGCCCGTAGCTACGGACAGCGCTACCGCCCGCAGCTACGGACGGCGGCGCGGGCGCTCCAGGCCCAGTACCCGGTCCTTCAGCGCCGGGAACTGTTCCCTCGTCGTCGTGACCTTCCCCGGGTCGAACTCCACCGTGAGGATTTCCTCGTCGGCTCCCGCCTCCGCGAGGACCTCGCCCCACGGATCCACCACGATCGAGTGACCCGCCTGCGGAACTCCCGCGTGCGTCCCGGCCGTTCCACAGGCAAGGACGTACGCCTGGTTCTCGACCGCCCGCGCCTGGGCCAGCAGCGTCCAGTGGGACCGGCGGCGCTCCGGCCAGCCCGCCGGGATCACGAGCGTTTCGGCCCCCGCGTCCACGAGCGAGCGGAACAGCTCGGGGAAGCGGAGGTCGTAGCAGGTGGCCACGCCGATGGTCGTCTCCGGCAGACGTACCGTCACCAGCTCGGTTCCCGCACCCATCAGCACGGCCTCGCCCTTGTCGAAGCCGAAGCGGTGGATCTTGCGGTAGGCAGCGGCCAGTTCACCGGAGGGGGAGAAGATGAGAGACGTGTTGTAGAGGGGGCCTTCACCCGCGGCGGAGCCGCTGTCGGACGGGGTGCGTTCGGGGATCGAGCCGGCGTGCAGCCACACGCCCGCATCGCTCGCCGCCTTCGCCATCGCCTCGTACGTCGGCCCTTCGAGCGGCTCGGCCTCGGTTCCGAACGCCTCGTAGGCGAACGCCCCGGTCGTCCACAGCTCGGGCAGCACCACGAGATCGACTCCGGCTTGTTCTCGTACGAGCGAGGCGGCTCGCTGCCGACGCGAATCGACCGATTCGTCCTCGTCTACCCGCATCTGGATGAGGGAGGCGCGCACACTACCACCGTCCTGGCATTCGAGCCGTCTAGACAGGCCTACGATCGTCACACGAAAGCACTGCCGGGGTGCCTCACAGCAGCGTAACTTAACGTTCCGAGACACCCGCCGACAGTCGCCGCCCGTCGACACTGCCGTCACCATCGCCCGTGCACCGACCGCCCGAGGGGTCCCGTTCCGTGAGTCTGCATCCCACTCTTCAGCCCTATGCCGATGCCTGGACCCACTCCATCGAAGCGATATCCGAGTTGGTGCTGCCGCTCGTGGAGGGCGAGTGGAACCGGCGTACTCCCTGCCCGGGCTGGTCGGTGCGCGATGTGGTCTCCCACGTCATCGGCATGGACTGCGAAATGCTCGGCGACCCGCGCCCGATCCACACACTCCCGCGCGACCTGTTCCACGTCACGAACGAGTACCAGCGCTACACGGAGATGCAGGTCGACGTCCGCCGCCACCACACGGCGCCGGAGATGACGTCCGAGCTCGAGTACACGATCATCCGCCGCAACCGCCAGCTGCGGAACGAGTCGCGGGATCCGGGCACCAAGGTGCGCGGTCCGTTCGGGAGCGAGCAGACCCTCGAAGAGGCCATGCGGTATCGCGCGTTCGATCTGTGGGTGCACGAGCAGGACCTGCGTACGGCGCTCGGCCGGCCGGGGAACCTGGACTCGCCGGGTGCGCACATCGCGCGCGACGAGCTGCTGGCCGCGCTGCCGGACGTCGTCGCCAAGGACGCGGGGGCGCCCCCCGGTTCGGCGGTCGTCTTCGATGTGCACGGCCCCATCGAGTTCCTGCGCACGGTTCGGGTCGACGCGGAGGGGCGTGGCTCGATAGACGGCGCGCCCTCGCTGGGCCCTGCCGTGTCGCTCACCCTCGACTGGGAGACGTACGTCCGCCTCGCCTGCGGCCGTGTCACCGCGGACGTGGTGGCGGACCGCATCAAGGCGGAGGGCGACCCGGAACTGACGGCGGCGATCCTGCTGTCGTTC
The Streptomyces sp. CGMCC 4.7035 DNA segment above includes these coding regions:
- a CDS encoding protein kinase domain-containing protein, with the translated sequence MSQDGAQGRYGAQGRYAGRSIADGRYQLRDLLGQGGMASVHLAYDTVLDRQVAIKTLHTELGREQAFRERFRREAQAVAKLTHTNIVSVFDTGEDTVFDSGSAAGGETTTPYIVMEYVEGRPLGSVLDSDIQQYGAMPADRALKVTADVLAALEISHEIGLVHRDIKPGNVMVTKRNVVKVMDFGIARAMQSGVTSMTQTGMVVGTPQYLSPEQALGRGVDARSDLYSVGTMLFQLVTGRLPFDADSPLAILYAHVQEEPVAPSSINRSLPPGVDALIARALKKNPNERFPSAEAMRDECLRVAASLTAAAPSIVPGARMSSSAGVSSAIFPPVGQSTPAPAGPVQPPYQPGPYGGSIPAPPPTPPPAPAPAYGYPQQGGYQAPPQATGYTPQQSAPPRATGYAPQQPAPTPPPYNLAPRPPAPAMGGSGTRKSNRGLIIISVVVALVALGSLVTALKLLGQADDVSTDYKGPDRTKTIETTKCTEPFESYDDPKKIRVPNFIYKDIDSVKSCFRAAGWKMKINAMDENTFGEGIVVGQSPGVGTDVNPKKMPTIELSVSTGNPP
- a CDS encoding protein kinase domain-containing protein, yielding MAQTQRAQGPSDPEASGGGMSDAPETWGNGGLVGDGRYRLTRRLGRGGMAEVFAAEDVRLGRTVAVKLLRSDLAEDPVSKARFTREAQSVAGLNHHAIVAVYDSGEDQVGGQSVPYIVMEIVEGRTIRDLLLNAEAPGPEQALIIVSGVLEALAYSHQHGIVHRDIKPANVIITNNGAVKVMDFGIARALHGASTTMTQTGMVMGTPQYLSPEQALGKAVDHRSDLYATGCLLYELLALRPPFVGETPLSVVYQHVQDIPVPPSQISDGASPPELDGLAMRALAKDPDDRFQTAEEMRGLVQYALQMLYDQGSHTGTWNTGPVEMHDGRHTPAAGFAGTTMLPHPGEAGTTQIPQPILPAGYGGGDDGGFEGHGNKGSGRGKLWVLAVLAVIAIAAGVALALQNTGGNGGDTSTSPSPTVTKSSKDNQVSETPSDEETQTSTDESSDTGTGSDYSTPSYTPSRSYTERPSTPPATTPEPSDDTTQSPPPDDSTATPSSGVTTPPPSDGGGGTGGETPPAP
- the pdhA gene encoding pyruvate dehydrogenase (acetyl-transferring) E1 component subunit alpha translates to MTVESTAARKPRRSAGNKAGTTGTKRTTPRKGTDPDLVQLLTPEGKRVKNAEYDSYVDGITAEELRGLYRDMVLTRRFDAEATSLQRQGELGLWASLLGQEAAQIGSGRATREDDYVFPTYREHGVAWCRGVDPTNLLGMFRGVNNGGWDPNSNNFHLYTIVIGSQTLHATGYAMGVAKDGADSAVIAYFGDGASSQGDVAESFTFAAVYNAPVVFFCQNNQWAISEPTEKQTRVPLFQRAQGFGFPGVRVDGNDVLACLAVTKWALERARNGEGPTLVEAFTYRMGAHTTSDDPTRYRHDDERAAWEVKDPIARLRAYLEASNHADEGFFAELEAESEALGRRVREAVRAMPDPDHFAIFENVYADGHVLVDEERAQFAAYQASFADAEGGR
- a CDS encoding alpha-ketoacid dehydrogenase subunit beta produces the protein MAEKMALAKAINESLRKALESDPKVLVMGEDVGKLGGVFRVTDGLQKDFGEERVIDTPLAESGIVGTAIGLALRGYRPVVEIQFDGFVFPAYDQIVTQLAKMHARSLGKVKLPVVVRIPYGGGIGAVEHHSESPEALFAHVAGLKVISPSNASDAYWMMQQAIQSDDPVIFFEPKRRYWDKAEVNPEAIPGPLHKARVVREGTDLTLAAYGPMVKVCQEVAAAAEEEGKSLEVLDLRSVSPLDFDSIQASVEKTRRLVVVHEAPVFFGSGGEIAARITERCFYHLEAPVLRVGGYHAPYPPARLEEEYLPGLDRVLDAVDRALAY